TGCCGAGAAGGATTTGAGGCCATTTTAGCTCATGAGCTTTTGAACTtttgagtcattcaaatcaacaattgactctcaaaagattacTGAACCCTCAGAGCAGTGCCGGAACAAGTTCATTGCAGGTAATTAATCTTGAATCTCTGAGAATTTCTTGAGATTTGGAATGGGTAtttagattcattcattcaaattcGTGAAACTGAATCAGATTTACTGATCAACACTAGTAAATGTTTAGCAAAACACGGAAAGTCCCTGATCGTATAACCTTTTGAATCTTCCACACGAGATTGAGCAGGTTTATGAAACAGCTAAAATGGGATCGCGTGATGCAATAGATGTGTTGGTGTGAAAAGCCAGGAAAATAAACGATTACCGGACGACTGTGAAATTGCTTCTCCTGCTAACcagcaatattttattcttaAAATTTGAAAGCCGTCACAGGTGTACTACTGATCGTGTAGTGTAATTTATTAGATTGTGTCTTGAGCTCACAAACGCTGTAGCATGAGCTTTCAATCGCAATCGACGAACTATTCGGTCGAATGTTTATCGCTTGGTACGTTACGATAAGCAAACAGTAAGTTGGGTTTGGCGCTAAAATACGGTCACGTTCGGTCTTGGTGTTACTGAGTTCAATTTCGTTCACAGCACAACATCATTACGATCAATAAATATGTTCAtgtatattttcttttccgattTTATCAATTGGTTCAATATTATACAATCGTTTTGCGTAAATACCTAGATCAGTACAAAGCGTTTTGTGGTTGTTCAAGACAAACAAGAGAAGGAGAACCACCCACATCCCCATAAATGATACGCTCAGGTAGGGAAGCGATAAAGTATTGGAAAGCAATGTAACGTGATTATAACATGGTTTGCTTTTAATATAATGAAGGTAGGAACACAGCAGAATTGAAGAGTGTTAATAAGGTTGTTCCTTCCATTATTCCCTGTCCGGTGAGTCTGTGTGTGAAAGACGTTGGATTAGTTTCAGCCCTTTTGCTGTATGGAATAAATCAGTTGGCTTCTTCTCTTGTTAACTTGTCTCGCTGTATAACTTAATCCATCAGCTGGATAGTTTGGTCTGCGCATGGGAGGCACATGGTCCAGTGTGACTACTTATGCGATCCAAACGTTACCCTTGGCCCTTAGATCATTACCATGCAACAAATAACGATATTGCATCTGATGTAACACGCCAAAGCAAATTGGAACGGGAAGTAAGAAAATTTATAACGATAGATTAAGAGAAAGATAGAGAATATAGAAGCGAGCAGGTGGCGTGTGGAGAGTGGTTTGTAGAGATTAGTTCACGtgaattaattgttttcaacGAGAGCGGCTTAAACTtaacaaaagcaacagcacGTAGATGTGCGAAATCAAAGTAACGACTGTTCGACGAGAATGCGCTCGAACCCGGGCGGCGGACCGTACGCAAAATTGTCCAGCACAATGTCAAGGATTGCACCGTCGTCTACGAACAGACAGGGATGGACGGTTCCGCGCACGTTCAGCACCGGCACGTTCAGGTTCTTCCCGTTCAGGTAGAAATTGAGCTCGACATGATCGTACGCGACGCCTATCGTGTCCCCTTCCTGTGGCAATCCACTGTCCGGAACGGAGGCACTGCCGGGTGCAGGAAACGCTGGCGCCGATACGGGTGCTAGGTCGACAGGTACCGTGCCGCCGGTGTTGACGCTGTGACCGGGTGAGTTTTGACCCCCGTTCGGTACACCAGCGCCCTTGCTGGCATCCAGGCGGTAGATAACATCGCCACCGTGCAGTACAAGGTGGTTCGAGTTAAGACACCACGATTCCCGGTCCTTTCCACCGACCGATTGATTCAGGTCCGTCTGCTGGGTAGCGAGACCGATTGACCAGTGGCCCGATTGCTGCAGCTTCACTTCGAAGTATGATTTGGACTGGACGAGCGGCGCGTTCGCTAGTACGCCGCCAGTTCCGCAGGCTCGCAATCCGTTTTTTATTATAACCACCTCATGACCTATGCGCGGGGAGAAAGCATCAGTGAAAGAGTTCATCTGGCAAATTCGCTGCTATTAAACACTCACCCATATGTGACGAGTCCAGTTGCACTGGGTTAGCCGTTTTCGTGATGTGTACGGACTGTGCCGGCAGCACACCGTTGAGGCAACTCTTCAGAcagcaaaacatttcacagccgtgtgttttttctttagttAGGAAGATTGTTTCCGTTGTATGAAATGAGGTCCGGAGCTCCTGAACTACATTGTC
This region of Anopheles marshallii chromosome 2, idAnoMarsDA_429_01, whole genome shotgun sequence genomic DNA includes:
- the LOC128707711 gene encoding SPRY domain-containing protein 7, which codes for MFCCLKSCLNGVLPAQSVHITKTANPVQLDSSHMGHEVVIIKNGLRACGTGGVLANAPLVQSKSYFEVKLQQSGHWSIGLATQQTDLNQSVGGKDRESWCLNSNHLVLHGGDVIYRLDASKGAGVPNGGQNSPGHSVNTGGTVPVDLAPVSAPAFPAPGSASVPDSGLPQEGDTIGVAYDHVELNFYLNGKNLNVPVLNVRGTVHPCLFVDDGAILDIVLDNFAYGPPPGFERILVEQSLL